From Quercus lobata isolate SW786 chromosome 1, ValleyOak3.0 Primary Assembly, whole genome shotgun sequence, one genomic window encodes:
- the LOC115955496 gene encoding uncharacterized protein LOC115955496 codes for MNHLPTLQAPVRGRPLLLYLASNSQAIGALLAQEDDHGNEQPVYYVSRTLKDAETRYPRIEKACLVIIYASQRLKMYFSAHQILLVTKSHPIKALLHQPLLTRRITQWLVLLSQYDIGIRTPKAVKSQAIADLLAQFPGKEESPLSEEILGEVAVTEIPGKKWTMRFDGSATTTSNGVGVVLSCENGDTIPLSFKLGFSCFNNAAEYEAYLTGLTIALSIGVKHMRVLGDSNLVVSQVKDDFALREQSLVAYRTWAQRLELEFQTLSIEYTQRSENKFADAFATLGSQIPFKGRDTLVRIGKQEHSIIRILQEMYPGESKQWD; via the coding sequence ATGAATCATTTGCCTACCCTCCAAGCGCCAGTGCGTGGGCGACCTCTGTTATTGTATTTAGCATCAAACTCCCaagcaataggagctttgctagCACAGGAAGATGACCATGGGAACGAGCAACCTGTTTATTACGTAAGCAGGACACTCAAAGACGCCGAGACCAGGTATCCCAGAATAGAAAAAGCCTGCCTAGTAATCATCTACGCATCCCAGAGGTTGAAAATGTATTTCTCAGCTCACCAGATCCTTTTGGTGACTAAGTCCCATCCCATAAAGGCACTCCtacaccagccccttctcactAGAAGGATAACACAATGGCTAGTCCTACTCTCTCAATATGACATAGGCATCAGAACCCCCAAGGCTGTCAAAAGCCAAGCCATAGCAGATTTACTGGCTCAGttcccaggaaaggaagaaAGCCCACTGAGTGAAGAAATCCTGGGTGAGGTGGCAGTGACAGAGATCCCAGGAAAGAAATGGACAATGAGATTCGACGGGTCAGCTACAACAACTTCAAATGGAGTAGGAGTCGTACTAAGCTGTGAGAATGGGGACACCATACccttgtctttcaagcttggtttctcatgcttTAATAacgcagctgaatatgaggcgtACTTGACTGGGCTGACTATAGCACTCAGTATAGGAGTAAAGCATATGAGAGTATTGGGAGACTCCAATCTTGTAGTTTCCCAGGTGAAAGATGACTTTGCGCTAAGAGAACAAAGTTTAGTagcctacaggacttgggcacaaaggctggagctGGAATTCCAGACCCTTAGCATagagtacactcaaagaagtgaaaacaagtTTGCTGATGCATTtgccaccctgggatcccaaataccattcaAAGGAAGGGACACACTAGTAAGGATAGGAAAGCAAGAACATTCTATCATAAGGATCCTCCAAGAGATGTACCCCGGAGAGTCCAAGCAGTGGGACTAG